In Sus scrofa isolate TJ Tabasco breed Duroc chromosome 11, Sscrofa11.1, whole genome shotgun sequence, the following proteins share a genomic window:
- the TSC22D1 gene encoding TSC22 domain family protein 1 isoform X3, with protein sequence MKSQWCRPVAMDLGVYQLRHFSISFLSSLLGTENASVRLDNSSSGASVVAIDNKIEQAMDLVKSHLMYAVREEVEVLKEQIKELIEKNSQLEQENNLLKTLASPEQLAQFQAQLQTGSPPATTQPQGTTQPPAQPASQGSGPTA encoded by the exons ATGAAATCCCaatggtgtagaccagtggcgaTGGATCTAGGAGTTTACCAACTGAgacatttttcaatttctttcttgtCATCCTTGCTCGGGACTGAAAACGCCTCTGTGAGACTTGACAATAG ctCTTCTGGTGCAAGTGTGGTAGCTATTGACAACAAAATCGAGCAAGCTATG GATCTGGTGAAAAGCCATTTGATGTATGCAGTTAGAGAGGAAGTGGAGGTCCTCAAAGAGCAAATCAAAGAACTAATAGAGAAAAATTCCCAGCTGGAGCAGGAAAACAATCTGCTGAAGACACTGGCCAGTCCGGAGCAGCTTGCCCAGTTCCAGGCCCAGCTGCAGACTGGCTCCCCGCCGGCCACCACACAGCCCCAGGGGACCACACAGCCCCCGGCCCAGCCAGCGTCCCAGGGCTCAGGACCGACCGCGTAG